In Triticum aestivum cultivar Chinese Spring chromosome 5B, IWGSC CS RefSeq v2.1, whole genome shotgun sequence, the following proteins share a genomic window:
- the LOC123117214 gene encoding pathogenesis-related protein PRB1-3-like: protein MEYSTKLVVLLVALMSAMAVTAQNSEQDFVDAHNAARADVGLGEVTWDATVAAFAQDYADQRRGDCQLIHTPDGRPYGENLYGGGGTEWTATDAVNSWVSEKQYYDHDSNTCSAPEGESCGHYTQVVWRDSTAIGCARVVCDSGDGVFIICSYNPPGNFPGVSPY, encoded by the coding sequence ATGGAGTACTCGACGAAGCTAGTGGTGCTGCTCGTAGCTCTCATGTCGGCCATGGCGGTCACGGCCCAAAACTCGGAGCAGGACTTCGTGGACGCCCACAACGCGGCGCGCGCCGACGTGGGCCTTGGGGAGGTGACATGGGACGCTACGGTGGCAGCCTTCGCGCAGGACTACGCGGATCAGCGCCGCGGCGACTGCCAGCTGATCCATACTCCTGATGGCCGGCCGTACGGGGAGAACCTCTACGGAGGCGGCGGGACCGAGTGGACGGCGACGGACGCCGTGAATTCGTGGGTGTCGGAGAAGCAGTACTACGACCACGACAGCAACACCTGCTCGGCGCCCGAGGGTGAGTCGTGCGGGCACTACACGCAGGTGGTGTGGCGCGACTCGACGGCCATCGGCTGCGCCCGCGTCGTCTGCGACAGCGGCGACGGTGTGTTCATCATCTGCAGCTACAACCCGCCAGGCAACTTCCCCGGGGTGAGCCCGTACTAG